Part of the Nicotiana sylvestris chromosome 5, ASM39365v2, whole genome shotgun sequence genome is shown below.
GTTGGCTTAGACGTTTTGATGGATTGTCTAATAGTGTTGCCCGTGGGAGCCTTCAAAGTGATGCCTAGAtcggaccccttcacattcgagGCGCCGTCTCTGAAAAGGGTCCCCACCCCCGATGAAGTACCTGATTTTAACAAGAGTTCCTTCTTGACTTCGGGTATGAGGATTGGCgtgaaatcggccacgaagtctgctaaAATTTGAGACTTAATAGTCGTTCGGGGTTTATATTCGATATCATACCCActgagttcgatggcccatttggccaatcggcctaATAGCTCGAGTTATGCAAAAAATTATGAAGCAGATAAATGGTTAATACACATATGGGGTGAcgttgaaaatatggttttagcttcctagaggcgcttatcaatgcaagtgccaatttctctaagtgtggatatTTAATTTCTGCTTCTCCTAGAGtttgacttacataataaatagggaattgtgTACCTTGATCTTCTCGAACCAGGACACCACTTACCGCGATCTCCGAGACTGCCAAGTACAAGTAGAGTTTTTCATTTGCCTTTAGAGTATGAAGCAATGATGGGCTCGAGAGGTATCGCTTCAATTCTTCTAATGCatgttggcattccggggtctAGGCGAAatcgttcttctttttgagtagaGAGAAGAATCTATGACTCCGATATGATGATCTCGATATGAATCGGCCTAAGGAAGCTATCCGCCCCATCAGCCTTTGCACGACTTTAACGCTATCCATGATGATGATGTCTTCGATAGCCTTAATTTTGTCGggattgatctcgattccccgatttgacaccatgaagccaaGGAACTTGCCTAAACAGACCCTGAAAatgcatttctcggggttgagcttcatgttgtattttctcagtATCTTGAATGTTTCCTGTAAATGTGTCAAATGGTACTCTGTGCTTAGGGACTTAACTagaatgtcatcaacatatacttcTATTGACTTGCCTAtctgttcttcgaacattttatttactaggcgttggtaggTAGCTCCTgcgttttttagcccgaagggcattatattataacaatatgttccatacttagtgataaatgaagttttttcttggtctttcgggttcatttgaatttgagtgttcccggaataggcatcgaaaaaactaaggatctcgtggctggctgtggcatcgatcatgcgatcgatgttaggcagtggaaaagaatctttgggacatgccttgtttaaatccttataatctacacacattgtaagtttgtttccttttttaggaactacaactacaTCAGCTAACCATTCAGGATACTTTACTTCctgaatggaccctattttgagaagtttagttacctcgtcctttatgaatgtGTGCTTTACCTCGGAAtggggccttctcttttgttttatTGGTCTGAACTCTGGGTCCAGGCTTAGTCGATGCGTTGTTATTTCTGGCGGGATCCCTATCatgtctaagtgggaccaagcaaaataatctatgttatcaataagaaaatgaataagctttttcctgagtttgggggttaaccttattcccaggtatacctttcgctcGGGCAAGTGCTCGATCAATATAACctgttccagctcttcgaccgttGATTTGGTGGCATCAGAATCTTCAGGAACAACAAAAGTTGGAGGGGTCAAAAAATCTTCCTCTTCCATTTCCTACTTCTCCGATTCGGTCGAGGATGGTGGCGGTGATTACTATTTGGCTTCATGTTTACCCTTGATGCCCGATCCTTCCGATGTTGGTAACGCCGAAATCGCTATTACCTCATCGACCGTGAATATTTCTTTTGCAGTATGCTGCTTCCCGTACATTATTTTTACCACATCCGACAtcggaaatttcatcatttggtggagagtcgAAGGGATTGCCCTCATATTGTGGATCCAAGGCCTCCCGAGTAGGGTGTTGTACCTCATATCGTCATCGATCACGTGAAACTTGGTGTCTTGGATAGTTCCAGCCACGTTTACCGGTAGGATAATCTCCTCTTTAGTTGTTTCACTGGCCAAATTAAAACCGTTCAAGACCCGAGCTGCAGGCACGATCTGATCTTGTAGGCTGAGTTGCTCCACGATCCTTGATCAGATGATATTTGCTGAGCTACCCGAATCTACTAAAACACgcttaacttgaattttatttaataaGATAGAGATTACCGGAGCGTCATTGTGAGGCTAAGAAATTCCTTCTACCTCCTCGTCGTTGAATGATATGGTGCCTTCTGGCACATAGTCTCGGGTCCGTTTCTCCCTAGTAATTGATACCTTAGTGCATTTGAACACGGACCCTTGTGGAATATCGACCCCTCCTATGATCATATGAATTACATGTTGCGGCTCCTCTTGTTCAATTTTCTTATTGGCGTCCCTTTCCCTGAAATGATTCTTGACtcgatcacttaggaattctcgaaggttgCCCTCATTGAATAAACGGGCTACCTCCTCTCTCAATTGCCtacaatcctcggtcctatgacCATGCGTGCATGATATTTACTCATAAGATTGGGGTTTTTTTGGGAAGGATCGGTCTGTATGGGCCTAGGCCATctggtgtctttgattcttcCAATTGCTGATACAATGCCTGACGCATCGACACTAAAATTATACTCCGATAATCGAGGTGCCTCTATGGGGTCAGTGTACTTGTCAAAACCatttttgctcatgagtccccaaGAATTCTATCCTCGATCGCTTCTCTGATCGTTCCGGGAGTGATTGCGTCCTGGATCATTGTTCCTGCGATTTGAGGTGTACGGTTGATATCGGTCTTTGTTCGATCTTGTCTCTCTATCGATGTCCCTCTAATTTTTGGCAGCTGACATGTTCGGGTGCACTGAACCGGAAGGAGCTCCtaattggtcatcctcgaccctgatcttcgattggtaCCGATTGTGTACATCTACCCATGTTACAGCCGGATATTCGATCAGATTTTGCTTCAGCTGACGTGATCCTATTGAACTTTGTTCATTCAATCCCTAAGTGAAAtcttgaacggcccaatcatctgTGACCGGTGGTAACTCCAtgcgttccatttgaaatcgggatacAAACTCCCTCAACATTTCATTATCCCTCTGTCTTACTTTGCAAAGGTCCGATTTCCTTGTCGCAACCTTTATGGCTctggcatgtgcctttacgaaagaGTCTGCTAACATGGCAAACGAGTTGATGGAATTTGGTGGTAGATTGTGGtaccaaatcattgctcccttCGATAGGGTTTCCCTAAACTTCTTCAATAAAATAgattcgatctcatcatcttccaaaTCGTTACCCTTGATGGTGCATGTGTAGGAGGTGACATGCTCGTTGGGGTCAGTGGCCCCATTGTATTTAGGTATGTCCAGCACTcaaaacttctttggaatgggtttcggagccgcaCTCGAAGGGAACGacttttgtacaaatttctttGAATCCATCCCTTTCAAGATTGGTGGTGCCCCTGGTATCTGATCAATTCGGGAGTTATATGTTTCCACTTTTTTATCATTAGCTTCAATTTTCTTCTCTCCTGACTCAATTCCTTTGGTGAGCTCCTCGAGTATTTTCATTATTGCAGGATCAGTCCCCGATTCGTTACCATTCGACCTTTCTAGTACTGGCTCGGTATGGCTAGTGATTTCAGGCTCAACCCCACTCGGAGTTCTATATTGATTTTGTAACTGAGCAATACCGGCCTGCTGAGcctgtagcatctcgaatatcacctgGAGACTAACTCTTCCGTCTCCTCTGCCCTGTGTACCTTGGCCACTAGATTGGCCCTCTCTGCGTACACTCCCTTCGGGGTCCGCACCTAGGTCTGTATTTAAAGCAATGTGCGAACTAACATTGACTGGATTGACAACCAGTTGTCCCCCGAGATTAGCCTGTGGCACTTCGGCTTCTTGAGCAATTACATTATAGTTTTCCCCATGAAACCCGAGACCATCTTCACCATGTGTGGGtgcgttttgtgagtttgacatgttttaacctgaAAGCAAATATACTTGACAAGAACAAGCATAAAATAATGTGTGTTATCAGAATCAACAccaaataatcactattattcttagccccacggtgggcgccaaactgtttaccctcaaattcggataacaattaaacttatattgtagTTTTAAGGATGTGTGATTTTGTCAAATACCATTTGATAAgcaaaaaaataaacaaataaattagagaataaaataaatcaaaccagTATGCTAGCCAGGTCTCGACCTCGACTTGGGATAGTCTCGAGGTGGTATAGTATGAACAATAAATGATAAAGCAACTTTGATGAACAGTAAGTGAAATAGCAAGAAAGTAATGAGTGTATAAATTCTTATCAGTGAACAATGATGTTTACAAATGAGTAGGATCTAcctttatataatagaggagtcctaaataaggtacacttatAATTATAGTAGAAAACTATATTAACATCAATTAACCACCGTGGATTGATCCATTCCGAGATTCACGCGACAATCCTCGACCAATCGCGGATATCTCGCCTTTTCTGTTATCAAGCTATACCGATGTCATTTAGAGTCTGTCTCTCTCTGGCCGCGATTGACGTCGACCTTGGTCCGAAAAGAGGCTTCGATTCCGGACTCGACGTCCTAGCTCCTTGACGCAACATTCCCACCTCGACCAAAAAATAAAATCGGATAGCCCCGATTTCTGCCGTGTACACTATCCATTCTTTGACATTTCTTGCCCTCATTAATTTTCTTTTCATCTCTCTGTCTGTCAAGATTCACGCTGCTTAATGATTATTCTTCATTTGATCCCTTAAGTTTTGCAtattttcccattttttctttaaatttgtttTGGTTTGGTGCACTGAGGTCAATCAtcaatttctatttttatttcaatGTAGTGGATACAATTTCAGGTCTgaagaaaaaaattgaaaattcatGTGAGTTCGAAATTCTAAATTTGAATTTTCGTGTGTATGTTTGAAGTATTTTACTACTGAAATTCGTTGAATGTTGTTCTTTGATATGTAGATTGAAATTTTGAGATTTGCTATAAATCATTAAATCCACCATTGGAGGATATTTAAGCTTGAAACTCATAAACTGGGATGTAGTTATTTCGAGCCGATTTTAGCTGTAAAGTGTTTAAAATATTGATTTGAGGTTGTGGCAaaattttgagtcaatttggtggagattttgaaatagatttttgaattttgggttGAAAATGTGGTGAACTAACAAAGAAGGGGAGTTTGTATTGTGTACCAAAAAAATATACTATATATCATTTTGGTACACACTAATTAATTGAAATAATATACAATTAATTGTAACAGTTTACAGTATAATGTAGTAGTATATAACTCATCGAAAAACACGAGATACCATCTAGATGATCTGTATGACATTTTAGTATATAATATAATTCAATAGTGTACTACTATAGTATACAATataatgtattattattattattattattattattattattattattggattcttttttaatttttcgaAATTTTCAATTGGATcctatttaaaattttaaaaaacttCTCATGCCTTTTAAAGATGTTATTCTTAAATGAAGTATGTGATGGAGTTCCATGACAGAGGCTCAagctatattatatatatatatatatatatatatatatatatatatatatatatatatatatataatattattgcggcgtgaagctcgatccataaatatatattcctcacaaccaggccctcggcctctatcagtcattaacctcaccatcagacccTCAATCtatcttagtcattaacctcacaatcagaccctcggtctatatatatatatatatatatatatataaagaaaagttaTAAAGAAAAAGTATATTATAGTTTATATagcggaaaaagaaaaaaattatagaTATTCatttgaaaagaagaagaaaaaaataaatggAACAAAATTaaggagaaaaataaaaataaacaaaaatataatttggaAAATAATGAATGGaattagaaaaggagaaaaaagaaagaaaagaatagcTTGACTTGGCTAAatggggtattatcacttttagctcgAGCCGAAAACTATTTACATTTGGTAGCCGAAAgggtgtataaaatttgtataatttttgtatataatataaataatgtatatatatttatacattTTTTGGGTATTATTTTTACAGCAGCTATACAGTATCATTTTTCCAAAGTAAATGGGGTTGTATGGGTATTGTCGGGTAAATAGTTAAGTGCATGAGTATTTTTCTAAGACtcaataatttttggaaattttacctcctatatcaaaggtatacaccctatttattatataccaaaattattttaaaatattattttatatagctaccttttatattttataacaaaataagtATTTATGGTATATACTACTATTGAGACATAAAATATGCTATTTATGTTTTTCCTTTCTTAGACAGCTGAACATacctatttttaaggtgattgtcgttactgtattcatgaatacatgtcgcgaatacatgtgaatacatgcacgTACAACTGGATTGCCCTGATTTTAGGCCTTTTTATTGAtgcattcatgaatacagcatcgcgaatacatgtgaatacatgtgcGTACAACTGGACTACCCTGATTTTAGGCACTTTTTGCTGTTGTGTTCATGAATATATGgtgcgaatacatgtgaatacatatgcgtacagctggactgccctgattttaggtgctttttactgttgtattcatgaatacaacagtgCGAATACATGTGCGTACAACTAGATTACCCTGATTTTAGGCACTTTTTGCTAATGTATTCATGAGCACATGGCGTGAATACATGTGCGTATAGCTGGACTGCCCTAATTTTAAGACCCTTTTTGTTGTTGTATTCATAAATACAGTAGCGCGAATACACTACCGTAATAACTGAATATATATAAAGTAATTATATATATGATAGCTATAGGAAGTTAATAGCAACTGAACCATAAtggtttctgaaaattcctcataATTTTTCCAATGTAAATCATTATTTTTCTCGAATGGGCCCTCCAAAATTGGGCTTGGGTTTTGTGGGAGTATTTCGGTGTTCACATCCTCCTAATTCTTCAGGGACAAAATGGTGCTGATCTGTCTCTGTCCAGTCCACCCTGATTTCTTTTCTTTGACAAATGTTTATTTTGCTTACATATACATTATATGGGTTTTTCTAGAATAACACCGTTTGCTTTTCAGCACTGTCACAATCTTCTTCTACCAAAGTCTTTCATATCTAGTCGACTGACCAGAAATACAACCAGTAATCATAAAATCAAGTGTATTCCCTTAGCAGTAAGAGCTCactcagcagcagcagcagcagcaccaACAATGGTCAAAGCTATTAGAGTTCATGAACTTGGTGGCCCTGAGGTCTAATCTCTTTACATGTTTTTGTACATTTATCTTTAATTTTAGTCATATTGTCAAAAGAAAAAGATCAAATGCTGCGATTTTAATTCACGATCTTATACTGATAATATCTGGGTTGGGGGAACTCGATAGTGGTTTGAGGgtaccttttttgttttgtttttgcctTTATCCGGCTCCGCTGTCATATTCATGTTTTAAAACTTGATACTTAATTACTTGATGTTTTTGTTCTTTGGACATCCGGCTAATTTTTAGTGTGTAAGTTCTTAGTTGaagtttttaattttatttatatgTGTTTTGAGGGTAGCAGGAGAATAAATATTAACGACAAGGCCACTTCTTTTGTAGGTTCTCAAATGGGAGGACGCCCAAGTAGGAGAACCAAAGGATGGAGAGATCAAGGTGAAAAATAAGGCCATTGGCCTCAACTTCATTGATGTATATTTCCGAAAAGGAGTTTATAAAGCTGCTGCACTTCCCTTTACACCAGGTGTTTATCACGTATCTCTGTcaattattttcttcattttcttcttctatttgaTGTTTAAAGGTCTCTTCATGAACTTTTGTGATTGGAAATACGTGTTATATGTGTCAAGATCCTATTTTTAAATTGAAGATACACATTAAACCCCCTTCTCAATTGTAGCCCACTGGTTTGAGGCATCCATTAATTTGAATATCTTCTGCTGGTTATGATTAACTTTAGAACTGCATCATATGCAAAAAGAAAAGCCTGCATCTGCTTTGGCATGAATTTCTCCACTACGCATGGGATGATATGTTGTTTATTGAAAGTTAAATAGGTATTCTCCATATGGAAGTTCCCCTATACCGGAATCTCTGGATATATGTTGAGTTTCAATTCCCTGAAGCATTTCGTCGATTACTATGCTCTTCCACTCACAGCCTAACTTGTTATCCACTTTAAAACTAGTTTTTCAGTACTGCAGATCTGCAATTTAGGCGATGATTCACAGGCAATAAAGAGGCGAAGTAAATTAGATGCATAAAGATTCTGCTTTACCACAAGACCGGTCCATATACTTGTCCAACCAAAAAAAAGGACAGGGCCATGTACTTCTCATTATTACCATTGACACTTCAATGGTGATTCTTGTTTCGTCTACAGaaggatatttttttttttttgtgcatCTAGTTATCAACCGTGTGTATTTGTATGGtccaacttcttttcttgtttcttggGACATGCTAGATTCTTACATATGGAGTTATAGGAGATGATAGAAGTTATTTTTATTTGTTGATAAAGTGTAGAAGATAATAGAAGCATTATGTAGGTAGCATTCAATTGGGATTAAATTCTTTGTGTCAGGTATGGAGGCCGTAGGGGTTGTAACAGCTGTTGGTCCCGGATTGACGGGGAGGAAAGTTGGAGACATTGTTGCATATGCTGGCAATCCTATGGGTGCATATGCTGAGGAACAGATCCTTCCTGCCGATAAAGTTGTGCCTGTCCCTCCCTCTATTGAGCCCACTGTTGCAGCATCCGTACTTCTCAAAGGCATGACTGCTCAGTTCCTACTGCGCCGCTGCTTCAAAGTACGTAAAGATTTACAGCAGCCCAgtttcctttctttgtttttccatCATTTCCTCCTTTGGTTGAACGGGTCATGCTTATATACAAACTAGATGATTTGCTTATATTACAAACTAGATGATTTGGATTATGCAGTGCAGAAACAGTCCTCATCCATTAACATTCATCAGCATACAAGCTTTAAGAACTCTTAAACGGGCATGATGGagtgttgttttatgatttaTGAATATTTTATCTACATGTTAATTAGTGTGATCATAATATAAGGACCATTTTTAGGGAAGATACTCAATACTATTTGATCAGCTCTTATTACTGGAAATTCAACCTTCAGATATTAACTGCACTACTAATGGATGATTAGCAATTAGATGTACATCCCGTGATGGAGGTTCTTTTATTAAGTAAACCAATCTATAGTTTGGTGATCCAGCAGGTTGCTAGATCCTATTGCTTTTGACAATAGCATCGTGTTTCTCATAGTTAATGCATGTGTAACTACGACTTGAAGAAGTAAAAAGCATGTCCAGTGGTATGTCTAGGTGTGATTTAGGAGTTGAGGGCTAGCTACCTAGATGAGCATACCACAGATGATTATGGATCTTTTCCTCTTCTACTTTTTGAAGACTTTCCAACTTCTAAATTTTCCCCTGAGCATTTCTTTTTGTACAAATTTTTTTGAGATAATGAGAGAAATAGAAGACAAGGACATTAAAACTATGTATCCTCAATGCATTACAAAGACATAAGTATAGTCCCTACTCCATTTTTGACTCCAGGTATCTCGCAGATTTGTGCTCTGGATGGCGATGCTTCTTCTAAGATCCTGATATTTGTGCTCTGGATGGCTATGCTTCATCCGGCTATGCTTCTTCTAAGATCCTGATATTCTCAGTACCCGAGCAATTTTGGGGAGCTGTCGAGTGGCTGATATTCTTTAATTTCCTGTTCCTTTTAATTGATTGTTTGCAGCTAGTTAGTGTAGCACGAAAAACAtcaggaaataaaaaataaagaaaaaaatgaattGTTCGAAACCTTGAAGGTCATGGTATACATTTTATCATGAGTGCATTGTTTTACTAGTTTCTGGTTTTCTAAAAGGTAAAGTGGTTAACATATGGTATCTCCGATCTCTCCTGATCAGTGTCAGCCTGTCAGGTACCCCATAAATTGAATTGTTAGAGATTTTCAGAATCCCTTGGGAATCCCCGACCATGGGAAGGTTGAGGCCGTTAGAGTTTGTAGAATAGTATTCTATAACCCAAAGGTTTGGCCAAGTGATCAATAAAGTCGGAGGAGAACCATGAGGTCTCAGGTTCATATCCCAGCGGAGGTAAAAAATACTAGGTTATTTTTTCTCATATGCCTAAGCCTTGGTACTAGAGTTACCCGGTATCTGTGCTGATGGGAGGTAGTAGGTACCCTTAGTTAAGATTCTCGCAAGCTAGCCCATAAAACCACCgtcatgaaaaaataaaaaatagcatGTTATAAATCCAACATGCTGAACATGAATCATCTCTGCTTCCCGGAGCAGTGATTTTGCAGCACTACTAACTGAATTTAGAGACCAacgaacaaaaaggaaaataaatgtCCTTTACATGATTTTGGCATGTAATGTTAGGATATTATCCATCCATTTCCgtttagatggttcgggcatgttcagaggagaagcccagatgctccggtaaggagaTATGGGCGGttggttgtggagggcacgagaagaggtagagggcggcctaagaagtattggggagaggtgatcaggcaggatatggcgaggctttagatttccgaggacatgacacttgataggaagatgtggaggtcgagtattagggttgtaggttaggaggtagttgaatCTTTCCTTGCTTCGTACCATTGTCAGACCAGTCTGGTAGGGTTTTTGTCTAAGATAGTTAGTGgcaatgttgtgtcttactatttcaCTTTTCAGTGCAGGACCTATTCACTAGctatcgctt
Proteins encoded:
- the LOC104218370 gene encoding uncharacterized protein: MGFSRITPFAFQHCHNLLLPKSFISSRLTRNTTSNHKIKCIPLAVRAHSAAAAAAPTMVKAIRVHELGGPEVLKWEDAQVGEPKDGEIKVKNKAIGLNFIDVYFRKGVYKAAALPFTPGMEAVGVVTAVGPGLTGRKVGDIVAYAGNPMGAYAEEQILPADKVVPVPPSIEPTVAASVLLKGMTAQFLLRRCFKVEHGHTVLVHAAAGGVGSLLCQWANALGATVIGTVSTKEKAAQAKDDGCHHVIIYKEEDFVTCVNEITSGQGVDVVYDSVGKDTFQGSLDCLKTRGYMLSFGQSSGSPDPVPLSALAVKSLFLTRPSMMHYTITRDELLETAGEVFANAASGVLRVRVNHTYPLSQAAQAHADLESRKTSGSVVLIPDGEQK